A window of Ranitomeya variabilis isolate aRanVar5 chromosome 2, aRanVar5.hap1, whole genome shotgun sequence contains these coding sequences:
- the MGAT1 gene encoding alpha-1,3-mannosyl-glycoprotein 2-beta-N-acetylglucosaminyltransferase has product MPRKVSVAAWGAALFISWNAILLLYLMSRPKTPDASDLTAHVIRLAEEAEAELEKQKGLLQQIHHYSGLLNRRPAPPNAAHGPELPQRLLNASLPSPTPVASDSQSPVIPVLVVACDRPSVRKCLDSLLKFRPSAEQFPIVVSQDCGHAETARVINSYGDAITHINQPDLSEVPAPPEHRKFQGYYKISRHYRWALNQIFKVMGYKSVIVVEDDLEVAPDFYEYFLSTHYLLLKDPTLWCISAWNDNGKEALVEAKGSSILHRSDFFPGLGWLLLRELWEELEVKWPAAFWDDWVRRPEQRLGRACVRPELPRTRTFGRKGVSQGQFFDQHLRFIKLNQDPVAFTKIDLSYLLKEKYDPWFMEQVYGSSKVRAEEVLQGQVPGGRTVRVEYTTRDTFKALARAFGVMDDLKSGVARVAYMGVVSFTHRGRRVFLAPPQNWGGYDPSWT; this is encoded by the exons ATGCCGCGCAAGGTTAGCGTGGCGGCCTGGGGGGCGGCCCTGTTTATTTCATGGAATGCCATTCTTCTACTCTACCTCATGAGCCGTCCAAAGACTCCCGACGCTTCAGACCTTACGGCACATGTAATCAGACTTGCTGAAGAAGCAGAAGCTGAGTTAGAGAAACAGAAGGGGCTTCTCCAACAAATCCATCACTATAGCGGGTTGCTTAACCGCCGGCCCGCTCCGCCAAATGCTGCCCATGGACCTGAGTTGCCTCAGCGGCTCCTAAATGCCTCTCTTCCATCGCCAACACCTGTGGCCTCTGACTCTCAGTCACCAGTCATTCCAGTTCTTGTTGTAGCATGTGATCGGCCCTCTGTGAGGAAGTGCCTGGACTCGCTGCTCAAGTTCCGGCCCTCAGCAGAGCAGTTTCCCATCGTTGTAAGCCAGGACTGCGGCCATGCCGAAACTGCAAGAGTTATTAACTCCTACGGAGATGCTATCACTCACATCAATCAGCCTGACCTCTCCGAGGTCCCTGCTCCCCCAGAACATAGAAAGTTTCAGGGCTATTATAAAATCTCCAGGCACTATAGATGGGCGCTTAACCAG ATCTTTAAGGTCATGGGTTACAAGTCTGTCATCGTAGTAGAAGATGATCTGGAAGTGGCTCCTGATTTCTACGAATACTTCCTCAGTACACATTACCTTCTACTAAAGGATCCCACACTGTGGTGCATCTCTGCTTGGAATGATAATGGGAAAGAGGCCCTGGTGGAAGCCAAGGGCAGCTCCATCCTTCATCGTTCTGACTTTTTTCCAGGCCTTGGGTGGCTGCTGCTTCGGGAGCTATGGGAAGAACTTGAGGTTAAGTGGCCAGCAGCCTTTTGGGATGATTGGGTCAGGCGACCTGAGCAGAGACTTGGTAGGGCATGTGTACGGCCTGAGTTGCCTCGCACCAGAACCTTTGGAAGGAAAGGCGTCAGCCAGGGTCAGTTTTTTGACCAGCATCTGAGATTCATCAAACTGAACCAGGACCCAGTGGCCTTCACAAAAATAGACCTTTCATACCTCTTAAAAGAAAAGTATGATCCCTGGTTTATGGAACAAGTTTATGGGTCATCCAAAGTTCGGGCAGAAGAAGTTCTTCAAGGACAAGTGCCCGGTGGTAGGACGGTAAGGGTGGAATACACAACTAGAGACACTTTTAAGGCTTTGGCCAGGGCCTTTGGTGTAATGGATGACCTGAAGTCAGGGGTGGCGCGTGTAGCTTACATGGGAGTTGTTTCTTTTACTCATAGGGGTAGAAGGGTGTTTTTGGCACCTCCTCAAAACTGGGGAGGATATGATCCATCATGGACATAA